One segment of Senegalia massiliensis DNA contains the following:
- a CDS encoding Na+/H+ antiporter NhaC family protein, producing the protein MDYGWLAIVPPLVAIVLAFVTKRVLISLFIGIFSGGLIISGWNPFSGTVYTLDTVVGSITDEWNASLLLFNLLMGSGVAFIWRLGGSEALTAWARKKIKTRKAAGIGAWVLGIVIFFNDYVNAAIVGNVFRDISEEHKISSERLSYILDSTAAPVATFFISDWIAFQIGMVKTGMETAGIDGIQPFTGYLYSIPLNLYCIFAVLLVGMLVITGRDFGPMLKAEHRAVTEGKIVRDGAKPMLDVNYELGEPKDTKPMLITFFLPLIVLVGVTLFGFWFTGRGAGGITDILGASDPAKALLWGAFAMSITGIVMALSTKIMTLSEAMDTFVDGLKLMLLACVILVMAWSLGSITAEMKLDEFIVKAIPPNLPFVFVPMLIFGLGMLISFATGTSWGTMTILTPIAIPLAYALTKDAYLSVAMAGVVFSGAIFGDHCSPISDTTVLASIFSGADHIDHVSTQVPYAITTAIVAVFMYLLWGQFNITPLILIPLGIILLFGLMFWLSKLSRKKYGINPKTKRKIRKKESI; encoded by the coding sequence ATGGATTATGGGTGGCTAGCCATTGTTCCACCACTAGTAGCAATAGTATTAGCATTTGTAACAAAAAGAGTATTAATTTCTTTATTTATAGGTATATTCTCAGGAGGTCTTATAATTTCTGGATGGAATCCTTTCTCTGGTACTGTATATACTTTGGATACAGTAGTAGGTTCTATTACAGATGAGTGGAATGCATCATTATTGTTATTTAATCTACTGATGGGTTCAGGTGTAGCATTTATCTGGAGACTTGGAGGTAGTGAAGCCCTCACTGCTTGGGCAAGAAAGAAAATTAAAACTAGAAAGGCAGCTGGAATAGGCGCTTGGGTACTTGGTATTGTAATATTTTTTAATGATTATGTAAATGCTGCAATAGTGGGTAATGTTTTTAGAGATATTTCAGAAGAACATAAAATATCTTCGGAAAGATTATCATACATATTAGATTCTACTGCGGCACCAGTTGCAACATTTTTTATATCAGATTGGATAGCATTTCAAATAGGTATGGTAAAAACAGGCATGGAAACAGCAGGTATAGATGGTATACAACCCTTTACAGGATATCTTTATAGTATACCTTTAAATCTTTATTGTATATTTGCAGTATTACTCGTAGGTATGCTTGTAATAACAGGAAGAGATTTTGGTCCAATGCTTAAAGCGGAACATAGAGCTGTAACAGAAGGAAAAATAGTTCGTGATGGTGCAAAACCAATGCTTGATGTTAATTATGAATTAGGTGAGCCAAAGGATACAAAACCAATGCTTATAACATTCTTTTTACCTTTAATAGTACTTGTAGGTGTTACACTATTTGGTTTTTGGTTTACAGGTAGAGGTGCAGGAGGTATAACTGATATATTGGGAGCTTCTGATCCAGCAAAAGCTTTACTTTGGGGAGCATTTGCAATGTCTATAACTGGTATAGTAATGGCACTTTCTACAAAAATAATGACTTTATCTGAAGCAATGGATACTTTTGTAGATGGTCTTAAACTTATGTTACTTGCCTGTGTAATTCTTGTAATGGCATGGAGTTTAGGATCAATAACTGCAGAGATGAAATTAGATGAATTCATAGTAAAAGCAATACCTCCAAATTTACCGTTTGTATTTGTTCCAATGTTAATATTTGGATTAGGTATGCTTATTTCATTTGCAACAGGTACATCTTGGGGAACTATGACAATACTTACACCTATAGCTATACCACTTGCTTATGCATTAACTAAGGATGCATATTTATCTGTAGCTATGGCTGGAGTAGTATTTTCAGGTGCTATATTTGGAGATCATTGTTCACCAATATCAGATACAACTGTACTTGCATCAATATTTTCAGGAGCAGACCATATAGATCATGTTTCAACACAAGTACCTTATGCAATAACTACAGCAATAGTTGCAGTATTTATGTATCTATTATGGGGACAATTTAACATAACACCATTAATACTTATACCACTTGGAATAATTTTATTATTTGGTCTTATGTTCTGGTTATCTAAATTATCTAGAAAGAAATATGGTATAAATCCTAAAACTAAGAGGAAAATAAGAAAGAAAGAAAGTATATAA
- a CDS encoding PD-(D/E)XK nuclease family protein, with the protein MSKKIIFFGDINNNFTNKLIEEARKYVSNNNCKKMNYILPSRDLLAKYRKLLLSEVKGAFNLNVITFDDIVDKLIDKSIYTEIQDIAKKIILKDILKKLEQQGKIKYYKDIMKNDSFIESLIYIIGEIKRSLVTGEDINIEENQHIKFKEIFYIYKEYQLFLYNNNLLDKEEVFLKSINNFEKTKSVFKNLELIIIDEFFDFRSQEFEIIKQLSKMNIDILINIPYKTDKEYITITKTIERLEDLGFILKQKENEQKDLFDKLGIELFSNKKNENFDTRKINVIRADNLNLEIMKIANDVKEDILGKILPNKIAVITDDLNIYGELMREKLSSYNIPCNLDKKEKMINIPIARDILNILDLINNNNISNVVKVLKSPYLNIEYNIPEETIEKSLDYIYDNYKESNIGIAISKEKEKLNYLINASNDKKYNQQLESIQIIETEINVLLEKIPELDSIRYPHDIIKFLNTLLIDYKIEDNIEELYQLHNDEDIYYRDVAFINNLDILFEKLENYIDIIPNSNFDIKYFINLLKSLFEEEELIIKEKNKNGVYIISPSLSRGLEFENVYILGLSEGKYPKIKKNNWFFNKRNMNLLNKKGIIYPSNIELYDKEKLLFGISISRANSKLLLSYCNENTSELSIPSIFIEEVFKNIGLNEKHIENINSDYIFKKDLMNIHNNEELLQNILYKYSKGEDMSREINMYNNLDKYAISKIMSNVNVEFKRNSHEFSEFDGNINEEYNFIDKTFSITSLETYGQCPMKYFFKYVLNINEEEKEKDFDNRDKGNIYHMVLAEFYSRYKNKIYNYIDNKVLEIEKIEDIVTKILIRTVKNELQIKNINKMWNLRIEFMKKVILEFLYQDLNRLKEKQIYPNFFEYKFGYKEDFILETEDFNVKLLGKIDRVDIKDEKIIIYDYKTSHGLKLKDIKEGTSLQLPIYLMAMEKIGYEILSGGYIVLNDKKYINILAKKESKDIIDEKKTLNEEKWQDIMKITKDKINRYIHGIKLGDFFVKPQECSPYCPYKEICRYNKERIDGKDVEYDKTYREPEASY; encoded by the coding sequence ATGAGTAAAAAGATAATTTTTTTTGGTGATATAAATAATAACTTTACAAATAAATTAATAGAAGAGGCAAGAAAATATGTAAGTAATAATAATTGCAAAAAAATGAATTACATACTTCCTTCTAGAGATTTACTTGCGAAATATAGAAAATTATTATTAAGTGAAGTTAAAGGGGCATTTAACTTAAATGTAATAACATTCGATGATATAGTAGACAAATTAATTGATAAATCAATTTATACTGAGATACAAGATATAGCAAAAAAAATAATATTAAAAGATATATTAAAAAAATTAGAGCAACAAGGAAAAATTAAATATTATAAAGATATAATGAAAAATGATAGTTTTATAGAATCTTTAATCTATATAATAGGTGAAATAAAAAGATCTTTAGTAACAGGTGAAGATATAAATATTGAAGAAAATCAACATATAAAGTTTAAAGAGATATTTTATATTTATAAAGAATATCAATTATTTCTATATAACAACAATTTATTAGATAAAGAAGAAGTTTTTTTAAAATCAATAAATAATTTTGAAAAAACTAAAAGTGTTTTTAAAAACTTAGAATTAATAATAATAGATGAATTTTTTGATTTTAGATCACAAGAATTTGAAATAATTAAGCAATTGTCTAAAATGAATATAGATATTTTAATAAACATTCCATATAAAACAGATAAAGAGTATATAACTATAACAAAAACAATAGAAAGACTAGAAGATTTAGGTTTTATATTAAAACAAAAGGAAAATGAGCAAAAAGATTTGTTTGATAAATTAGGAATTGAATTATTTTCTAATAAAAAGAATGAAAATTTTGACACTAGAAAAATAAATGTAATAAGAGCAGATAATTTGAATTTGGAAATTATGAAAATAGCTAATGATGTAAAAGAGGATATACTAGGTAAAATACTCCCAAATAAAATAGCTGTTATTACTGATGATTTAAATATTTATGGTGAATTAATGAGAGAAAAGTTAAGTAGTTATAACATACCTTGTAATTTAGATAAAAAAGAAAAAATGATTAATATACCTATAGCAAGAGATATATTAAATATATTAGATTTAATAAATAATAATAATATAAGTAATGTAGTTAAAGTATTAAAATCACCTTATTTAAATATAGAATATAATATACCTGAAGAAACTATAGAGAAGAGTTTAGATTATATATATGACAATTATAAGGAAAGTAATATTGGTATTGCAATATCTAAAGAAAAGGAAAAATTAAACTATTTAATAAATGCGTCTAACGATAAAAAATATAATCAACAATTAGAAAGTATCCAAATAATAGAAACTGAAATTAATGTATTATTAGAAAAAATACCCGAATTGGATTCAATAAGATACCCACACGATATTATAAAATTTTTAAATACTTTATTAATAGATTATAAAATAGAAGATAATATAGAAGAATTATATCAGTTACATAATGATGAAGATATATATTATAGAGATGTAGCATTTATTAATAATCTAGATATTCTATTTGAAAAATTGGAAAATTATATTGATATTATTCCAAATAGTAATTTTGATATAAAATACTTTATAAATTTATTAAAAAGTTTGTTTGAAGAGGAAGAACTAATTATAAAAGAAAAAAATAAGAATGGAGTATATATAATAAGTCCTTCACTATCAAGAGGATTAGAGTTTGAAAATGTATATATATTAGGATTAAGTGAAGGTAAATATCCTAAAATAAAGAAAAATAATTGGTTCTTTAATAAGAGAAATATGAATTTATTAAATAAAAAAGGAATTATATATCCATCTAATATAGAGCTATATGATAAGGAGAAATTATTATTTGGTATATCAATTTCTAGAGCAAATTCAAAATTATTGCTATCATATTGTAATGAAAATACATCTGAACTTTCAATACCATCTATTTTTATAGAGGAAGTATTTAAAAATATAGGATTAAATGAAAAACATATAGAAAACATAAATAGCGATTATATTTTTAAAAAAGATTTAATGAATATACATAATAATGAAGAGCTACTTCAAAATATATTATATAAATATTCCAAAGGTGAAGATATGTCTCGTGAAATTAATATGTATAATAACCTAGATAAATATGCTATATCTAAAATAATGAGCAATGTTAATGTAGAGTTTAAAAGAAATTCCCATGAATTTAGTGAATTTGATGGAAATATTAATGAAGAATATAATTTTATTGATAAGACATTTAGTATAACTAGTCTTGAAACATATGGACAATGTCCTATGAAATACTTTTTTAAATATGTATTAAATATCAATGAAGAAGAAAAAGAGAAAGATTTTGATAATAGGGATAAAGGAAATATTTATCATATGGTATTAGCAGAATTTTACTCTAGATATAAAAATAAAATTTATAATTATATTGATAATAAAGTTCTTGAAATTGAAAAGATAGAAGACATTGTAACTAAAATACTTATAAGGACAGTAAAAAATGAATTACAAATAAAAAATATAAATAAAATGTGGAATTTAAGAATAGAGTTTATGAAAAAAGTTATTTTAGAGTTTTTATATCAAGATTTAAATAGATTAAAAGAAAAGCAAATTTATCCTAATTTTTTTGAATATAAATTTGGTTATAAAGAAGATTTCATTTTAGAAACTGAAGATTTTAATGTGAAATTATTAGGAAAAATAGATAGGGTAGATATAAAAGATGAAAAAATAATAATATATGATTATAAAACTTCTCATGGATTAAAATTAAAAGATATTAAGGAAGGGACAAGCCTTCAATTACCTATATATTTAATGGCTATGGAAAAGATAGGTTATGAAATATTATCAGGAGGCTATATAGTTTTAAATGACAAAAAGTATATAAATATTTTAGCTAAAAAAGAGTCTAAAGATATAATAGATGAAAAGAAAACTTTAAATGAAGAAAAATGGCAGGATATTATGAAAATAACTAAGGACAAAATCAATAGATATATTCATGGTATAAAATTAGGTGATTTTTTTGTAAAGCCTCAAGAATGTAGCCCTTATTGCCCTTATAAAGAAATATGCAGATATAATAAGGAAAGAATAGATGGAAAGGATGTAGAGTATGATAAAACTTACAGAGAGCCAGAAGCAAGCTATTAA
- a CDS encoding hemerythrin domain-containing protein yields MNSIDVLVNEHNNIKRVLKIIRCLCVNMVEGNKVEIDDFSKIIDFIRNYADKYHHGKEEEMLFKYMQEDLSSDIGEGPVRGMFIEHDYARSFIMNLEIAIKEYKNGNTESKVDIIANAIGYANLLNNHILKEDNVIYKYAITHLPKKTINKMNKEFEILEQKQENIEKRKKYIDLIENLSKKYNC; encoded by the coding sequence ATGAATTCAATAGATGTTTTAGTAAATGAACATAATAATATAAAAAGAGTTTTAAAAATAATTAGGTGTCTTTGTGTAAATATGGTAGAAGGAAATAAAGTAGAGATAGATGATTTTTCAAAAATTATTGATTTTATCAGAAATTATGCAGATAAATATCATCATGGTAAAGAAGAAGAAATGCTATTTAAATATATGCAAGAAGATTTATCTTCTGATATAGGCGAAGGACCTGTTAGAGGAATGTTCATAGAGCATGATTATGCAAGAAGTTTTATTATGAATTTAGAAATAGCTATAAAAGAATATAAGAATGGTAATACTGAATCCAAAGTAGATATAATTGCAAATGCCATAGGATATGCAAATTTACTAAATAACCATATTCTTAAAGAGGATAATGTAATTTATAAATATGCTATAACTCATCTACCTAAAAAAACTATAAATAAAATGAATAAAGAATTTGAAATTTTAGAACAAAAACAAGAAAATATAGAAAAAAGAAAAAAATATATAGATTTAATTGAAAACTTAAGTAAAAAATATAACTGCTAA
- a CDS encoding GntR family transcriptional regulator — translation MDFNNNIPIYIQIMNYIKRLIAKGELKNGDKVISVRDMSEKFKVNPNTVQRSYSELERANITFTKRGMGTFVTEDKEIMFNLKNELCKEIINSFLDNMKELGFNKTEIINIISDELERGN, via the coding sequence ATGGATTTTAATAATAATATACCTATTTATATTCAAATAATGAACTATATAAAGAGACTTATAGCCAAAGGGGAATTAAAAAATGGAGATAAGGTAATATCAGTACGAGACATGTCAGAAAAGTTTAAAGTTAATCCAAATACAGTGCAAAGATCATATAGTGAACTTGAAAGGGCAAATATTACTTTCACAAAAAGAGGTATGGGTACATTTGTAACTGAGGATAAGGAAATAATGTTTAATTTAAAAAATGAATTATGTAAAGAAATAATAAATTCATTTTTGGATAATATGAAGGAATTAGGTTTTAATAAAACTGAAATAATTAATATAATAAGTGATGAATTAGAAAGGGGAAATTAA
- a CDS encoding ABC transporter ATP-binding protein: MLRKFASYYKPHKKLFILDMVCAFFMALIDLVFPMVTRELTNDIIPNGKMRELYIITGTLILLFILRALFNYIVDYWGHVVGARMEANMRKDLFSHLQTLPFSYFDKVRTGHIMSRIVNDLREISELAHHGPEDLFLSVIMLIGSFILMFTINVPLTLIVFIFVPLMLFFALKKRKKMNEAFREVKRKIANVNAQVEDSISGIRVSKSFTNEEYEMYKFELGNREFKDSREYAFKSMAEFFTGMNFLINMLNLVVVSVGGIFIYNGTMNIPDLLAFLLFINFFMQPIRRLTQFTQQFQSGMTGFERFLQILEVKPDIIDSNDAMELDNVKGDIKFEDVTFSYDEEETVLSGMNLDITNGKTLALVGPSGGGKSTLCNLIPRFYEVDKGSITIDGIDIKDIKVKSLREHIGFVQQDVFLFTGTIEENILYGRSDATHEEVIKAAKSANIHDFIISLPNGYKTYIGEKGVRLSGGQKQRISIARVFLKNPPILILDEATSALDNETEIKIQKALEELSKGRTTIVIAHRLSTIKNADKIVVLTDKGIEEVGTHEDLIDNKGLYSKLYKSQFKGYIPDEVA; the protein is encoded by the coding sequence ATGTTAAGAAAATTTGCATCATATTATAAGCCACACAAAAAGCTATTTATATTAGATATGGTATGTGCTTTTTTTATGGCTTTGATTGATTTAGTATTTCCTATGGTAACACGTGAGTTAACTAATGATATTATACCAAACGGAAAAATGAGGGAATTATATATAATTACAGGAACTTTAATTTTACTTTTTATATTAAGAGCGTTGTTTAATTATATAGTAGACTATTGGGGACATGTTGTTGGTGCAAGAATGGAAGCGAATATGCGAAAAGATTTGTTTTCTCACCTTCAAACATTGCCTTTTAGTTATTTTGATAAAGTAAGAACAGGTCATATTATGTCAAGAATAGTAAATGATTTAAGAGAAATATCAGAATTAGCTCATCATGGTCCTGAAGATTTGTTTTTATCAGTTATAATGCTAATAGGATCTTTTATCTTAATGTTTACTATAAATGTTCCACTTACATTGATAGTATTTATATTTGTACCTTTGATGTTGTTTTTTGCTTTGAAAAAAAGGAAGAAAATGAATGAAGCATTTAGAGAAGTGAAAAGAAAAATAGCTAATGTAAATGCTCAAGTTGAAGATAGCATATCTGGTATAAGGGTATCTAAATCTTTTACAAATGAAGAATATGAAATGTATAAATTTGAATTAGGGAATAGAGAGTTTAAAGATTCAAGAGAATATGCATTTAAATCTATGGCAGAATTCTTTACAGGAATGAATTTTTTGATAAATATGTTGAATTTAGTTGTTGTAAGTGTAGGGGGTATTTTTATATATAATGGGACTATGAATATACCTGATTTATTAGCATTTTTATTATTTATAAATTTCTTTATGCAGCCAATTAGAAGACTTACTCAATTTACACAGCAATTTCAATCAGGTATGACTGGCTTTGAAAGATTTTTACAAATATTAGAAGTTAAACCCGATATAATTGATTCTAATGATGCAATGGAGTTAGATAATGTTAAAGGAGATATAAAATTTGAGGATGTAACATTTTCATACGATGAAGAAGAAACAGTGCTTTCAGGAATGAATTTAGATATAACTAATGGAAAAACATTGGCACTTGTAGGGCCTTCAGGTGGTGGAAAATCAACTTTGTGTAACTTAATTCCAAGATTTTACGAGGTAGATAAAGGAAGTATAACTATTGATGGTATAGATATAAAGGATATCAAAGTAAAATCATTAAGAGAACATATTGGATTTGTACAACAAGATGTATTTTTATTTACTGGTACTATTGAAGAAAATATTCTTTATGGTAGATCAGATGCTACACATGAGGAAGTTATAAAAGCAGCAAAAAGTGCTAATATTCATGATTTTATTATATCATTACCTAATGGATATAAAACATATATTGGAGAAAAAGGAGTTAGATTATCTGGTGGACAAAAGCAAAGAATTTCTATAGCTAGAGTTTTCCTTAAAAATCCACCAATTTTAATACTTGATGAGGCAACTAGTGCTTTAGATAATGAAACTGAAATAAAAATACAAAAAGCATTAGAAGAGTTATCAAAGGGAAGAACAACTATAGTAATAGCTCATAGATTGTCTACAATCAAAAATGCAGATAAAATTGTAGTACTGACAGATAAAGGAATAGAAGAAGTAGGTACACATGAAGACTTAATTGATAATAAAGGGTTATATTCTAAATTATATAAATCTCAATTTAAAGGATATATTCCTGATGAAGTAGCATAA
- a CDS encoding UvrD-helicase domain-containing protein — protein sequence MIKLTESQKQAINTINENLAVNAGAGSGKTKVLVDRYINILENGNLDKYSEIESIVAITFTKKAQGEMKERIRKRVIEKIEEESKEKEYWKRIYEDLEMANISTIHAFCSKILSENPIESSVQPKFKILEEYEKKKFIEEILSDIFTIQVEKDNQIYNFLEYFTPFSIEESMHKDNIIQTLKRIYLDIRTTGKNINYIEDLTLKNIENLEVDFSNLDAIKEKVLYLIENSRKNSKLAKLKNDEIWLELYDKQSNQIKKEDLFNLAYIKENLGKNKKLQDNIDEVKSMINNLLVMLEKLNKDIYIFTFYILKLLDKKYSEKKQKLSKLDYEDLQILTLQLFDNKNILNHYINKFKYIMIDEFQDTDNLQKSILYKLCSLNKPLDRNNLFVVGDPKQSIYRFRGADVSVFDEVSKDISNKNNDLIINLDDNFRTVNTIMKVINDFFIKLMVDKYQILNSNKSTENEIDVEILKNDEIEIPNDENKSEYHKKIEADLIAKRIKLSVDKGEYNYSDFAVLFRSMTDVSLYESALKKYNIPFSNFSGEGLLYLEQIVDIMNALKSINNNDDMISFIGFLRSSMIGVSDSTLYKHFYDYEDFIENKEKDKLEFAYSIIKRFNKLKKILRVDELLIELLKVTKFKETCLLLDDNVQKISNIEKFIDFTKKLVYEENLDLNEFINYIDDFKKYGQDIEKDNVNSLDSKGVSIMTIHKSKGLQFKVIIIPQTSKPFRNNNLDILFSKYKGLGIKHVDKNQKKSKELSFIYSNILENESIEDFEENKRILYVAMTRAEEKLILGSQSLGRNYKNSFKSMIEENISTENIKYINNIDLEYEKIPRVKNFQESHLKKRDIDTNIFPLINIKNNIKKKFETLSISAYMKFKNCQRSFYYEYYKKSPVINFNNSKGNINNTLSSIEKGVLVHRICELYNPEIDKCNLIKKVFQEKNINITTDKINEILPYINNYIDMNDFHNKEQYNEIHFYYNILDIKLSGVIDKIIIDGNKATIIDFKTNDVKNKKHILDQYSTQMQLYTSVVKDLYKINVEKARIMLLKTGEYMNIDISEDGLNENIDRIKKFITFVNTHNEELHYSKNTNKCIYCNYQKICK from the coding sequence ATGATAAAACTTACAGAGAGCCAGAAGCAAGCTATTAATACAATAAATGAAAATTTAGCTGTAAATGCAGGAGCAGGAAGTGGAAAAACAAAAGTTTTAGTAGATAGATATATAAATATTTTAGAAAATGGCAATCTAGATAAATATAGTGAAATTGAATCTATTGTTGCTATTACGTTTACTAAAAAAGCTCAGGGTGAAATGAAAGAACGAATTAGAAAAAGAGTAATAGAAAAAATAGAAGAAGAATCTAAAGAAAAAGAATACTGGAAAAGAATATATGAAGATTTAGAAATGGCTAATATATCAACGATTCATGCATTTTGCTCCAAAATACTAAGTGAAAATCCTATTGAAAGTAGTGTACAACCAAAATTTAAGATATTAGAAGAATATGAAAAGAAAAAATTTATCGAAGAAATTTTAAGTGATATATTTACTATACAAGTAGAGAAAGATAATCAAATATATAATTTTTTAGAGTATTTTACTCCTTTTTCTATAGAAGAAAGTATGCATAAGGACAATATAATACAGACCTTAAAAAGAATATATTTAGATATAAGAACTACAGGGAAGAATATAAATTATATAGAAGATTTAACACTTAAAAATATTGAGAATTTGGAAGTAGATTTTTCTAACTTAGATGCTATAAAAGAAAAAGTATTATATTTAATAGAAAATTCACGTAAAAATTCAAAATTAGCTAAATTAAAAAATGATGAAATATGGTTAGAGTTGTATGATAAACAGAGTAATCAAATAAAAAAAGAAGATTTATTTAATCTTGCATATATAAAAGAGAATTTAGGGAAAAACAAGAAGTTACAAGACAATATAGATGAAGTCAAAAGTATGATTAATAATTTATTAGTAATGTTAGAAAAATTAAACAAAGATATATATATATTTACCTTTTATATATTAAAATTATTAGACAAAAAATATAGTGAAAAAAAACAAAAATTATCTAAATTAGATTATGAAGATTTACAAATATTAACTTTACAATTATTTGATAATAAAAACATATTAAATCATTACATAAACAAATTCAAGTATATAATGATAGATGAATTTCAAGATACAGATAATTTGCAAAAAAGTATATTATATAAATTATGTTCATTAAATAAACCTTTAGACAGAAATAATTTATTTGTAGTTGGTGATCCTAAGCAATCTATATATAGATTTAGAGGGGCAGATGTATCAGTATTTGATGAAGTTTCAAAGGATATCTCTAATAAAAATAACGATTTAATAATTAATTTAGATGATAATTTTAGAACTGTAAACACAATAATGAAAGTAATAAATGACTTCTTTATAAAATTAATGGTAGATAAATATCAAATACTTAATTCAAATAAATCTACTGAGAATGAAATAGATGTAGAAATATTAAAGAATGATGAAATTGAAATTCCAAATGATGAAAATAAAAGTGAATATCACAAAAAGATTGAAGCAGATTTAATAGCTAAAAGAATTAAGCTATCAGTTGATAAAGGAGAATATAATTATAGTGATTTTGCAGTACTCTTTAGAAGTATGACAGATGTTTCATTATATGAATCAGCTTTAAAAAAATATAACATACCTTTTTCAAACTTTTCTGGTGAAGGGTTGCTATATTTAGAACAGATAGTAGATATAATGAATGCATTGAAATCTATTAATAATAATGATGATATGATTTCTTTTATAGGCTTTTTAAGATCATCTATGATAGGAGTTTCAGATAGTACATTATATAAACACTTTTATGACTATGAAGATTTTATAGAAAACAAAGAAAAGGATAAATTAGAATTTGCTTATTCAATTATAAAAAGATTTAATAAGCTTAAAAAAATATTAAGGGTAGACGAATTATTAATAGAGCTTTTAAAGGTCACTAAATTTAAAGAAACTTGCTTGCTATTAGATGATAATGTACAAAAAATCTCTAATATAGAAAAATTTATTGATTTTACAAAAAAATTAGTATATGAAGAAAATCTAGATTTAAATGAATTTATAAATTATATAGATGATTTTAAAAAATATGGACAAGATATTGAAAAAGATAATGTGAATAGTTTAGATTCTAAAGGTGTAAGTATTATGACTATTCATAAATCAAAAGGTTTACAGTTTAAAGTAATAATTATACCACAAACTTCAAAACCTTTTAGAAATAATAATTTAGATATTTTATTTTCAAAATATAAAGGTTTAGGAATAAAGCATGTAGATAAAAATCAAAAGAAATCAAAGGAATTATCATTTATTTATTCTAATATATTAGAAAATGAAAGTATTGAAGACTTTGAAGAAAATAAAAGAATATTGTATGTGGCTATGACTCGTGCTGAAGAAAAGTTAATACTTGGATCTCAATCTTTAGGAAGAAATTATAAAAATTCTTTTAAATCAATGATAGAAGAAAATATATCTACTGAAAATATAAAATATATAAATAATATAGATTTAGAATATGAGAAAATACCAAGAGTAAAGAACTTTCAAGAAAGTCATTTGAAAAAAAGAGATATAGATACAAATATATTTCCTTTAATTAATATAAAAAATAATATAAAAAAGAAATTTGAAACATTAAGTATAAGTGCTTATATGAAATTCAAAAATTGTCAGAGAAGCTTTTATTATGAATATTATAAAAAAAGTCCTGTAATTAACTTTAATAACTCTAAAGGTAATATAAATAATACATTATCAAGTATTGAAAAAGGAGTTTTAGTTCATAGAATATGTGAATTATATAATCCAGAGATAGATAAGTGTAATTTAATTAAAAAGGTTTTTCAAGAAAAAAATATAAATATTACAACAGATAAAATAAATGAAATTCTACCATATATAAATAATTACATAGACATGAATGACTTTCATAATAAAGAGCAATACAATGAAATTCATTTTTATTATAATATATTAGATATTAAATTATCTGGTGTTATTGATAAAATAATAATTGATGGTAATAAAGCAACAATAATTGACTTTAAAACTAATGATGTAAAAAATAAAAAACATATATTAGACCAATATTCTACACAAATGCAATTATATACTTCAGTTGTAAAGGATCTATATAAAATTAATGTGGAAAAAGCTAGAATTATGTTACTTAAAACAGGAGAATATATGAATATTGATATATCAGAAGATGGTCTAAATGAGAATATAGATAGAATAAAAAAATTTATTACTTTTGTAAACACGCATAATGAAGAATTACATTATAGTAAAAATACAAACAAGTGCATATATTGCAATTATCAAAAAATCTGTAAATAA